From bacterium:
AACCGTCCAACCGCTCGCCGAGCTTACGTCGGTCGCCCACGCGCACGGCGCCCTGGTCCTGGCCGACATCGCCCAGGCCTCCGGCGTCGTCCCCCTGGAGCTTGAGAGGTGGGGCGTGGACGTGGCCGCCTTCACCGGCCACAAGGGGATGCTCGGACCCCAGGGCACCGGCGGGCTGTACGCGGCCCCGGGCGTCGAGCCGATTCCCCTCATGCGCGGGGGCGGCGGGACGCCAATCGCCGAGGACATGCCCGAAGAGCTGCCCGAGAGGCTCGAGTGCGGCACGTACAACGTCGTCGGCCTGGTGGGGTTCACCGCCGGCATCGGGTGGGTCCTCGACCGTGGCATGGAAGCGCTGCACCGGCAAAAGACCCGCCTCTTGAAAATGCTCCTGGACATCCTGGGAAAATACGGAGCCCGTCTGCTCGGCCCGCCCGACATCGAAGGCAGGGTTCCCCTCGCCGCGTTCACCATCCCCGGCCGGGACGTCAACCGGTTGGCCGCCGACTTAGAGGAACGCGGGGGGATTCAGGTCCGGACGGGCCTGCACTGCGCCCCGGGAGCGCACGAGCTGGCGGGCACGCGCGATACCGGAGCCGTGCGGGTCAGCCTCGGCCCCTTCAACACCGAAGACGACCTGGACGTGCTGGATCGAACGCTGGGGGAAATACTCAAGTGACGGATTTCGCTTACTACACCTTCGGCTCGAACACCCGGACCATGATGGCCTACCACTCGGCCGTCAGACAAGGGATCGAGGCGAAGCTCGTCCCCAACCCGCCGGGCGACCCCGACTGCAGCATGGCGGTACGCATCCCGGCCGAGAGCGAGGACCTGGCCGAGGAGGTCTGGACCGGTGCGGAAATTAGTTGGAAGATCAAGATGGTCGGCTAGCGTCCGGAAGTTTTAAAAAAGGCCGGGACCGCCGGC
This genomic window contains:
- a CDS encoding DUF3343 domain-containing protein; the encoded protein is MTDFAYYTFGSNTRTMMAYHSAVRQGIEAKLVPNPPGDPDCSMAVRIPAESEDLAEEVWTGAEISWKIKMVG
- a CDS encoding aminotransferase class V-fold PLP-dependent enzyme encodes the protein MSESRYIYLDNSATSWPKPPAVAEAMARFLTEEGGSAGRGSHTRAIHASESVFAAREAAARLLGVTRPQRICLGSGATWALNQALYGLLKPGDRVLACITNHNAVRRPLLDLARRGVIGLDWFAPADHTRPHDPADLDRLLAEKWPRMLCLNHVSNVLGTVQPLAELTSVAHAHGALVLADIAQASGVVPLELERWGVDVAAFTGHKGMLGPQGTGGLYAAPGVEPIPLMRGGGGTPIAEDMPEELPERLECGTYNVVGLVGFTAGIGWVLDRGMEALHRQKTRLLKMLLDILGKYGARLLGPPDIEGRVPLAAFTIPGRDVNRLAADLEERGGIQVRTGLHCAPGAHELAGTRDTGAVRVSLGPFNTEDDLDVLDRTLGEILK